From Aquificota bacterium, one genomic window encodes:
- a CDS encoding penicillin-binding protein 2, with the protein MQNLRSSNVKIAFLSFLLLIGVVIITGRFFYIQLIGREGYVEKVVEKFPKASVVKLSTPRGSIKDRNGNDLAISIPTISIYAFPQLVENKEELIRRLSAIPEIKERDLLEKLNSDKKFVWLARHLDKAYAPYIKGAIKDTNNVKAVGLQEEYKRLYPHGSLAGNLLGFVGMDGEGLEGVEYMFNKDLKGKEIKAVLYLGKLAIGPITEDMETKEIKLTIDLGVQTILEDIRDKIVKQWNPDRVGILVIDTKSGEILGLTNYPTYDPNNYQKYSPFHRRNFVATDLFEPGSVMKPFFIGQALQKGYVRPGMWIDTEGGKIEVFGRYVKDVKPSGTLTLEQVLIKSSNVGTIKVARYLSKRDVEEILDKIYMKDKFDVLPGEVKPKLPNFNYPANILYASIGQGMASNFLNLCVSFNALATNRVIKPKILLEEKSQVLRENIFSPPVFRWLQENLRRVVEEGTASMARSDYFSIAGKTGTSQKFDFSTGRYSREKVVAYFIGYFPATNPRFVAGIMVDNPRGPNPYGGTVSAPYFKELVERVAFYYRLEPDKLSK; encoded by the coding sequence ATGCAAAACCTTAGAAGTAGTAATGTAAAAATAGCCTTTTTATCTTTCCTTTTGCTTATAGGAGTGGTAATAATAACGGGAAGGTTCTTTTATATACAGCTTATAGGTAGGGAAGGGTATGTGGAGAAGGTGGTTGAAAAGTTTCCAAAGGCTTCCGTGGTTAAACTCTCTACTCCAAGAGGGTCAATAAAGGACAGGAACGGCAACGACCTTGCCATAAGCATACCTACCATATCCATCTATGCCTTTCCACAACTTGTGGAAAACAAGGAAGAGCTTATAAGAAGACTTTCTGCCATCCCAGAGATAAAGGAAAGGGACCTTTTAGAAAAGTTAAACTCTGACAAAAAGTTTGTGTGGTTGGCAAGGCACCTTGATAAGGCTTATGCACCATACATAAAAGGAGCAATAAAAGATACTAACAATGTTAAGGCAGTTGGATTGCAAGAAGAGTACAAAAGGCTATATCCTCATGGAAGCCTTGCGGGAAATCTTTTGGGCTTTGTTGGCATGGATGGGGAAGGGCTTGAAGGTGTGGAATATATGTTCAACAAAGACCTAAAAGGAAAGGAGATAAAGGCCGTTCTTTATCTCGGAAAGCTTGCCATAGGACCAATAACGGAGGATATGGAAACCAAAGAAATAAAACTTACCATAGACCTGGGCGTCCAAACCATACTTGAGGATATAAGGGATAAGATAGTCAAGCAGTGGAACCCAGATAGAGTAGGTATTCTGGTTATTGACACAAAAAGCGGTGAAATACTTGGCTTGACAAATTACCCTACCTACGACCCAAACAATTATCAAAAGTATAGCCCCTTTCATAGAAGGAACTTTGTGGCTACAGACCTCTTTGAGCCTGGCTCTGTGATGAAGCCCTTCTTTATAGGTCAGGCATTACAAAAGGGCTATGTAAGACCAGGCATGTGGATAGATACGGAAGGGGGTAAGATTGAAGTTTTTGGTAGGTATGTTAAAGATGTAAAGCCTTCGGGAACTCTTACTCTTGAACAGGTGCTTATAAAATCTTCCAACGTAGGGACCATAAAAGTGGCACGCTATCTTTCCAAAAGAGATGTGGAAGAAATTTTGGACAAGATATACATGAAGGATAAGTTTGACGTGCTTCCGGGAGAGGTAAAACCAAAGCTTCCCAACTTTAACTACCCTGCCAACATACTGTATGCAAGCATAGGTCAAGGTATGGCATCCAACTTTCTCAATCTATGCGTAAGCTTTAACGCCCTTGCTACCAATAGGGTAATAAAGCCAAAGATACTTTTGGAAGAAAAAAGCCAAGTGCTAAGAGAAAACATCTTTTCACCACCAGTTTTTAGATGGCTTCAAGAGAACTTAAGAAGGGTTGTGGAAGAGGGAACGGCCTCAATGGCAAGGTCGGACTACTTTAGCATAGCTGGTAAAACTGGCACATCCCAAAAGTTTGACTTTAGCACTGGGAGATACTCAAGGGAGAAGGTGGTAGCCTACTTTATAGGATATTTCCCTGCCACCAATCCACGGTTTGTAGCTGGCATAATGGTGGATAATCCCAGGGGACCAAACCCTTACGGCGGTACCGTTTCGGCACCATACTTTAAAGAGTTGGTGGAAAGAGTGGCCTTCTACTACAGATTAGAACCCGACAAGCTCAGCAAGTAG
- the carA gene encoding glutamine-hydrolyzing carbamoyl-phosphate synthase small subunit — translation MKRAILALEDGSYFIGYSFGAEGETSGEVVFNTSMTGYQEILTDPSYKGQILVMTYTQIGNYGINYEDVESGKVQVNGFVIKELSPIYSNWRAKKGLHEYLKENGVVGIWGIDTRALVKRIREKGALRGVISTIEDDPVKLVEKARSLPDISELNLVEEVATKEVYYWKEGDWDLIKGYIYKDNEKPLIMVVDYGVKRNILRRLTQEGAKVVVVPPYNVEERIEEIKPDALFLSNGPGDPQRVVEGIRLVRRYMEKLPIMGICLGHQIIGLALGGRTYKLKFGHRGGNHPVKDLRDGHIEITAQNHNFAVDPDSLKEVEITHINLLDNTLEGFKHKHLPIFCVQYHPEASPGPHDSKGIFREFVQLAVAYAKP, via the coding sequence ATGAAAAGAGCCATACTTGCCCTTGAAGATGGAAGCTACTTTATAGGCTACTCCTTTGGTGCAGAAGGGGAAACCTCAGGGGAGGTGGTGTTTAACACCTCCATGACAGGCTATCAAGAAATACTAACAGACCCATCCTATAAAGGACAGATACTTGTTATGACCTACACCCAGATAGGAAACTATGGAATAAACTATGAGGATGTAGAATCTGGGAAAGTTCAAGTGAATGGCTTTGTAATAAAGGAGCTGTCGCCCATATATAGCAATTGGAGGGCAAAAAAGGGTTTGCATGAATATCTAAAAGAAAACGGCGTGGTGGGAATATGGGGTATTGATACAAGGGCCCTCGTTAAAAGGATAAGGGAAAAGGGCGCCCTTAGGGGAGTTATATCCACAATAGAAGACGATCCTGTAAAGCTGGTAGAAAAGGCCAGGTCCCTTCCAGATATATCGGAGCTTAACCTGGTAGAAGAGGTGGCAACAAAGGAGGTCTATTATTGGAAAGAAGGAGACTGGGACCTCATAAAAGGCTACATATATAAGGATAATGAAAAGCCCCTTATTATGGTGGTAGATTATGGTGTAAAGAGAAACATTCTAAGGAGATTGACACAAGAAGGTGCAAAGGTTGTGGTGGTGCCGCCTTACAATGTGGAGGAAAGGATAGAAGAGATAAAGCCAGATGCCCTTTTCCTTTCCAACGGGCCAGGAGACCCACAAAGGGTAGTAGAAGGTATAAGGCTTGTGAGGAGGTATATGGAAAAGCTTCCCATAATGGGCATATGCTTGGGACATCAAATAATAGGGCTTGCCCTCGGTGGAAGGACCTATAAGTTAAAGTTTGGCCATCGTGGAGGAAACCATCCAGTAAAGGACCTAAGGGATGGCCATATTGAAATAACAGCCCAAAACCACAATTTTGCGGTGGACCCAGATAGTTTAAAAGAAGTGGAAATAACCCATATAAACCTATTGGACAACACCCTTGAAGGCTTTAAGCACAAGCATTTACCTATCTTTTGCGTTCAGTACCACCCAGAAGCTTCTCCAGGGCCTCATGACTCTAAGGGTATATTTAGAGAGTTTGTACAGTTGGCTGTAGCTTATGCAAAACCTTAG